A window from Neobacillus sp. PS3-40 encodes these proteins:
- a CDS encoding PadR family transcriptional regulator produces the protein MNVQFKKGVLELCVLVLLDKQDRYGYELVQRISDQIEISEGSVYPLLRRLTKEEYFTTYLQESSEGPSRKYYKLTDKGRVYLHELMNEWREFSNGVNQLIKEGVNVD, from the coding sequence TTGAACGTGCAGTTTAAAAAAGGTGTTTTAGAACTTTGTGTTCTCGTGTTATTGGATAAACAAGACCGATATGGTTATGAACTAGTTCAAAGAATTTCTGACCAAATTGAAATTTCTGAAGGCTCTGTGTATCCATTATTAAGAAGGTTAACAAAAGAAGAATACTTTACAACTTATTTACAAGAATCGTCAGAAGGCCCTTCACGAAAGTATTACAAGTTAACAGACAAAGGAAGAGTATATCTTCATGAACTTATGAATGAGTGGAGAGAATTTTCAAATGGTGTAAATCAATTAATAAAAGAAGGTGTGAATGTTGACTAA
- a CDS encoding HAAS domain-containing protein: MTKEQFLKQLDSSLNRLSTAERQDILQDYKEHFDIGLESGKTEEQIASSLGSPTQIAKELLAEYHLEKVEAKANSVNIIRAVWAAIGLSFFNLVIVLGPFIGLVGVIFAGWVVGIAFICTPLLVLISAVMNPETFKFFDLFFSIALCGGGLLLSIGMFFATKAISRGFVRYLKFNATLVKGGLKRD, encoded by the coding sequence TTGACTAAAGAACAATTTTTAAAACAATTAGACTCATCTTTAAATAGGCTTTCTACTGCCGAACGTCAGGATATTTTACAGGATTATAAAGAGCATTTTGATATTGGATTAGAATCAGGGAAAACAGAAGAACAAATTGCATCTTCGCTTGGCTCCCCAACTCAAATTGCAAAAGAATTACTTGCTGAATATCATCTTGAAAAAGTAGAGGCAAAGGCAAATTCAGTGAATATTATTCGCGCAGTATGGGCGGCAATCGGATTAAGCTTTTTCAATTTAGTGATTGTTCTTGGTCCATTTATCGGATTAGTGGGAGTTATTTTTGCTGGTTGGGTTGTAGGGATAGCGTTTATTTGTACTCCTTTGCTTGTATTAATCAGCGCAGTTATGAACCCAGAGACATTTAAATTTTTCGATTTGTTCTTTTCAATTGCCCTTTGTGGCGGTGGTCTTTTACTTTCCATTGGTATGTTTTTTGCAACAAAGGCGATATCAAGAGGGTTTGTTCGTTACTTGAAATTTAATGCAACACTTGTGAAGGGTGGTTTGAAACGTGATTAA
- a CDS encoding DUF4097 family beta strand repeat-containing protein: MINIKRISIVALILLVVGTIGSYLTFRENYRTATVLKEKVINKSVTAININTDNTGIEIIPTKGTTTKVRVYGRKTPDIKQTFSANLEEKALSIQLKEHQVKLFNFDFFPVSFLLKVYVPEKQYESLQINNDNGQVKIGRLNVKNLKAKTNNGEMEFNHINAINVDFRTDNGAIRYLGQITGKVTGKTDNGKISFVTPNIDYPIQLRSDNGSITIHTDNEPTNVTYDVHVDNGSINIFNKYTSSSVIGKGDNMIKLTTNNGKISITK, translated from the coding sequence GTGATTAATATCAAAAGAATTTCGATCGTTGCACTTATTCTTTTAGTAGTTGGGACAATTGGAAGTTATTTAACCTTTCGTGAAAATTATAGGACGGCTACAGTTCTAAAAGAAAAGGTAATAAATAAAAGTGTTACAGCAATCAACATTAATACTGATAATACTGGTATCGAAATTATACCTACGAAAGGCACAACAACGAAAGTAAGGGTGTATGGTAGGAAAACACCAGACATCAAGCAAACCTTCTCGGCAAATTTGGAAGAAAAAGCACTTTCTATCCAACTAAAAGAGCATCAGGTAAAATTATTTAACTTTGACTTCTTTCCAGTATCATTTTTATTGAAAGTATATGTTCCGGAAAAACAGTATGAATCGCTACAGATTAATAATGATAATGGGCAGGTTAAAATAGGTCGGCTAAACGTCAAAAATTTGAAAGCAAAGACAAACAATGGAGAAATGGAATTTAATCATATCAATGCAATTAATGTCGATTTCCGAACAGATAATGGAGCCATTCGCTATCTTGGACAAATCACTGGAAAAGTAACAGGGAAAACAGACAATGGGAAAATTTCATTTGTTACACCAAATATAGATTACCCGATTCAGTTGCGGTCTGATAATGGGAGTATTACTATTCATACAGATAATGAACCTACGAATGTGACCTATGATGTCCATGTAGATAATGGATCTATCAATATTTTTAACAAATATACAAGCAGTTCCGTTATTGGTAAAGGTGATAATATGATTAAATTAACGACAAACAATGGGAAAATTAGTATAACAAAGTAG
- a CDS encoding transglutaminase family protein — translation MNLIICSQDLSSYLEETEIINFRHPSVSKKIAEIQKTGKNKQEWAQLAFNFVRDEIQHSFDSDSTQITISASDALEYLEGICFAKAHLLAAMLRGMGIPTGFCYQRVTRKGTPDSGYALHGLNAIYFAEIDTWFRVDPRGNKPGVTSEFSITPEKLAYPIRTELDEIDYPYVYNKPLGKVVLSMEESIDCKELFFKRPELI, via the coding sequence ATGAACTTAATCATTTGTTCACAGGACCTATCATCATATTTAGAAGAAACAGAGATCATCAACTTTCGTCATCCAAGCGTTAGCAAAAAGATAGCGGAAATTCAAAAAACAGGGAAAAACAAACAGGAATGGGCGCAATTAGCTTTCAATTTTGTTAGGGATGAGATCCAGCATTCATTTGATTCGGATAGCACGCAGATTACGATCAGTGCATCAGATGCATTAGAGTATCTTGAAGGAATTTGTTTTGCAAAAGCGCATCTTCTAGCTGCAATGCTCAGAGGCATGGGAATTCCAACTGGTTTTTGCTATCAGCGGGTCACAAGAAAAGGAACCCCTGACTCGGGGTATGCTCTGCATGGGTTAAATGCTATATATTTTGCTGAAATCGATACTTGGTTCCGTGTTGACCCTAGAGGAAATAAACCGGGGGTTACTTCTGAATTTAGCATCACTCCAGAAAAACTGGCATATCCTATTCGAACGGAATTAGATGAAATAGATTACCCGTACGTGTATAACAAACCCTTGGGAAAAGTAGTTTTATCCATGGAAGAGTCAATTGACTGCAAGGAGTTATTTTTTAAACGGCCAGAGTTGATCTAA